Proteins from one Elgaria multicarinata webbii isolate HBS135686 ecotype San Diego chromosome 3, rElgMul1.1.pri, whole genome shotgun sequence genomic window:
- the LOC134396529 gene encoding inhibin beta E chain-like, which produces MAPTLYSLQGNWTPLATLALLWASLAWVEGRPGCPSCTTPPVEPNAEKAFLVEVAKQQILQKLNLSERPNITHPVPRAAMANALRRLHMGKAQLDGTGHVSGWENPNPDEQGYEIISFAETADPSGLLQFQLTHIKGQDMHILQAQLWLHLKAHRNVTLQIYRAGHRQAALAEQQMGSQGSGWQSFSLMPAMQSVFEQEEKTLHLELQCVGCRAGAASLVTAASSSHQPFLVVKAKSRETGHRVAKRSLSCDQNTKVCCRQDYYVDFRDIGWNDWIFQPEGYQINYCMGECPMHLAGAPGIAASFHTTVFNLVKANNIQTGARSCCVPTQRRALSLLYFDPNSSLIKTDIPDMVVEACGCS; this is translated from the exons ATGGCTCCTACTCTCTACAGCCTGCAGGGCAACTGGACTCCCCTGGCCACCCTGGCCTTGCTATGGGCCTCTTTGGCCTGGGTGGAGGGAAGGCCCGGGTGTCCGTCCTGTACGACGCCCCCTGTGGAGCCCAACGCCGAGAAAGCCTTCCTGGTCGAGGTGGCGAAGCAGCAGATCCTGCAGAAACTCAACCTGAGCGAGCGGCCCAACATCACCCACCCCGTGCCACGTGCGGCCATGGCCAACGCCCTGCGGCGCCTGCACATGGGCAAAGCCCAGCTGGATGGGACGGGGCACGTCTCTGGCTGGGAGAACCCCAACCCTGACGAGCAAGGCTACGAGATCATTAGCTTTGCAGAGACAG cagaccctTCTGGACTACTCCAGTTCCAGCTCACCCATATCAAAGGCCAAGACATGCACATCCTCCAAGCCCAGCTGTGGCTGCACCTGAAAGCCCACCGAAACGTCACCCTTCAGATCTACCGGGCAGGGCATCGGCAGGCTGCCCTGGCAGAGCAGCAGATGGGGAGCCAGGGGAGTGGCTGGCAGAGCTTCTCCCTCATGCCGGCGATGCAGAGCGTCTTTGAGCAGGAGGAGAAGACCCTGCACCTGGAGCTGCAGTGTGTCGGCTGCCGAGCTGGTGCCGCGTCTTTGGTGACAGCCGCCAGCAGCTCCCACCAGCCCTTTCTGGTGGTTAAGGCCAAGAGCCGAGAGACTGGCCATCGAGTGGCGAAGCGCAGCTTGAGCTGTGACCAGAACACAAAAGTTTGCTGCCGGCAAGACTATTACGTAGACTTCCGGGACATTGGCTGGAACGACTGGatctttcagccagagggttATCAGATAAACTACTGCATGGGCGAGTGCCCCATGCACCTGGCTGGTGCACCTGGGATCGCTGCTTCCTTCCACACTACCGTCTTCAACTTGGTCAAAGCCAACAACATCCAGACAGGGGCTCGCTCGTGCTGTGTCCCCACGCAGCGACGGGCCCTTTCTCTGCTCTACTTCGACCCGAACAGCAGCCTCATCAAGACGGACATTCCCGACATGGTCGTTGAAGCTTGCGGTTGCAGCTAA